The following are from one region of the Phormidium sp. PBR-2020 genome:
- a CDS encoding site-2 protease family protein, which translates to MQSGARIGSLFGIPLYIHSSWFVILALFTFAKGAAWQDAYNWGGAIPFVAGFVSSVLLFVSVVLHELGHSLTAQTQGIKVNSITLFLFGGVAAIDRESKTPGQAFQVAIAGPAVSLALFVLLSLLVSVLPESSTPAGVLLGNLASINLVLCLFNLIPGLPLDGGQVLKAAIWKATGDRFKAVRWAAKAGVFLGTGAIAFGLFVALLVPGFTGGFWMALIGWFILQNANNYGRVTTLQELLVTTPVTDAMTRQFRVVDGQMTIREFADRYLLSEVYEGHAQHHPYFAASQGRYRGAIRPEDIRTVERSQWDDQALETLAHPIAELVTLPESATVLDAILLLEHSQIRELTVLTPADAVAGVVDRAGIVQSIAQKMGMTIPKSEMEWVKHEARYPTSFPLVAIAKSIQLDS; encoded by the coding sequence ATGCAATCAGGTGCGCGAATCGGGTCGTTATTTGGGATCCCCCTATATATCCATTCATCTTGGTTTGTGATTTTGGCCTTGTTTACCTTCGCCAAGGGTGCGGCCTGGCAGGATGCTTATAATTGGGGCGGGGCGATTCCCTTTGTGGCGGGGTTTGTGAGTTCGGTCTTGCTGTTTGTCTCGGTGGTTCTCCATGAACTCGGCCATAGTCTAACCGCCCAAACCCAGGGAATTAAGGTCAACTCCATTACCCTGTTCCTCTTTGGTGGGGTGGCGGCGATTGACCGGGAGTCGAAAACCCCAGGACAAGCCTTTCAGGTGGCGATCGCCGGGCCGGCGGTCAGTTTGGCCCTGTTTGTGCTGCTGTCGCTCTTGGTTTCGGTGTTACCGGAGTCCTCAACGCCAGCGGGAGTATTACTGGGGAATTTAGCCAGTATTAATTTAGTCTTATGTCTGTTTAATCTGATTCCGGGTTTACCCCTCGATGGGGGACAGGTTCTGAAAGCGGCGATTTGGAAAGCCACGGGTGATCGCTTTAAAGCCGTCCGTTGGGCCGCCAAAGCGGGGGTCTTTCTGGGAACGGGGGCGATCGCCTTCGGTCTATTTGTGGCCCTGCTGGTTCCTGGCTTCACTGGGGGCTTCTGGATGGCTCTGATTGGTTGGTTTATTCTACAAAATGCCAACAACTACGGTCGGGTGACAACGTTACAAGAACTGTTAGTCACCACCCCAGTCACAGACGCTATGACGCGACAGTTCCGGGTGGTGGATGGTCAGATGACGATTCGTGAGTTTGCCGATCGCTATCTCCTCTCGGAGGTCTATGAGGGTCATGCTCAGCATCACCCCTATTTTGCCGCCTCCCAGGGCCGCTATCGGGGGGCGATTCGTCCTGAAGATATCCGCACCGTTGAGCGATCGCAGTGGGATGATCAAGCCTTGGAAACCCTCGCCCATCCCATTGCGGAACTGGTGACGCTGCCTGAGTCGGCGACGGTTTTGGATGCGATTTTACTCTTGGAACACTCGCAAATACGGGAGTTAACCGTTCTCACCCCCGCCGATGCGGTGGCGGGAGTGGTGGATCGAGCGGGGATTGTTCAGAGTATTGCCCAAAAAATGGGAATGACGATTCCTAAGTCGGAAATGGAATGGGTTAAACATGAGGCTCGCTACCCCACCAGTTTTCCCCTCGTCGCGATCGCGAAGTCGATTCAACTGGATTCTTGA
- a CDS encoding Na(+)/H(+) antiporter subunit B — MKWLYLAAVAAIFLQFLLFPNPVPDWPEPSIIDVIVNDSGVPNAVTGIIFRNRLYDTIFEVVVFTISIMGCKFLMANEKPLSQVFQFSDRPSIILARLGALISALVSIELAIRGHLSPGGGFAAGVAGGTAIGLVAITSNAEWMEGIYKRWRAALAEKLSVLIFIILAGLTLLGFALPEGEFGSLLSGGMIPMMNILVAFKVALGSWAAILLFIRYRGLF; from the coding sequence ATGAAGTGGCTTTACTTAGCGGCCGTGGCGGCCATTTTTTTGCAATTTCTCCTCTTTCCCAACCCCGTCCCCGATTGGCCCGAACCGTCGATTATTGACGTGATTGTCAATGATAGTGGGGTTCCTAACGCCGTCACCGGAATTATCTTCAGGAATCGTCTTTATGACACGATTTTTGAGGTGGTGGTGTTTACCATCTCCATTATGGGCTGCAAATTTCTCATGGCCAACGAAAAACCTCTAAGTCAGGTGTTTCAGTTTAGCGATCGCCCCTCGATTATCTTGGCCCGACTGGGGGCCCTAATCTCGGCCCTAGTCAGTATCGAGTTAGCGATTCGCGGCCATCTCAGTCCCGGCGGAGGCTTTGCCGCAGGAGTGGCCGGAGGAACAGCCATTGGCCTGGTGGCGATTACCTCCAACGCCGAATGGATGGAAGGGATTTATAAACGTTGGCGAGCGGCCCTAGCGGAAAAACTCTCGGTGTTGATATTTATTATCCTGGCGGGGTTAACCTTACTGGGATTTGCCCTCCCTGAAGGGGAATTTGGCAGTCTCTTAAGTGGTGGGATGATTCCTATGATGAATATCCTCGTCGCCTTCAAAGTGGCGTTAGGGTCTTGGGCTGCCATTTTGCTGTTTATTCGCTATCGAGGCTTATTCTAG
- a CDS encoding DUF4040 domain-containing protein, translating into MSDIYIQGIILLLPVTALMLVRSQNPYHALVIRGIMGAIAALVYAVLGAADVALTEALVGTMLAITLYAVAVRSSLVLRLGVQASELQGSSCDRLWGQLWQELRPLLDRYHLRLELVTYSDVEALRQGLANQEVHAIAQTVPQANEADKPFRMTSRIQRIYELMQTDLTLTDNHLFTATPETSITPEPLTYGGSSR; encoded by the coding sequence ATGAGTGATATTTATATTCAGGGGATTATCCTGTTATTACCCGTCACAGCGTTGATGTTGGTGCGATCGCAAAACCCCTATCATGCCCTCGTGATTCGGGGAATTATGGGGGCGATCGCAGCCCTAGTCTATGCGGTGTTGGGGGCAGCGGATGTGGCCCTGACAGAAGCGTTGGTGGGGACGATGTTGGCCATTACCCTCTACGCCGTGGCCGTGCGATCGTCTCTGGTGTTGCGGTTGGGAGTTCAAGCCTCGGAGTTGCAGGGGTCAAGCTGCGATCGCCTGTGGGGACAACTCTGGCAAGAGTTACGTCCTCTACTCGATCGCTATCATCTGCGACTGGAGTTAGTGACCTATAGCGACGTTGAGGCCCTGCGTCAGGGACTGGCGAATCAAGAGGTTCATGCGATCGCCCAAACAGTCCCTCAAGCCAATGAAGCGGACAAACCGTTCAGGATGACCAGCCGCATTCAACGCATCTATGAGTTGATGCAAACGGATCTGACCCTAACCGACAATCATCTGTTCACCGCGACTCCCGAGACCTCAATTACCCCGGAACCCCTCACCTATGGAGGGTCATCCCGATGA
- a CDS encoding monovalent cation/H(+) antiporter subunit G, giving the protein MVENLSLFFMGFGLVLWFWGTFPLLGNRSVLFKLHGLSVSDTLGSMSILLGLLLKIPNEWPLLLLALLSLAIWNTILGYVLAYCSQNRLDHE; this is encoded by the coding sequence ATGGTTGAAAATCTCAGTCTCTTTTTTATGGGGTTTGGTCTGGTTCTTTGGTTTTGGGGCACATTTCCCTTGTTAGGGAACCGGTCAGTTTTGTTTAAGCTCCATGGTCTCTCAGTCTCGGATACGTTGGGTTCCATGAGTATTCTGTTGGGATTGTTGTTAAAGATTCCCAACGAATGGCCTCTGTTGCTGTTAGCCCTGCTGTCGTTAGCCATTTGGAATACGATTTTGGGCTATGTCCTCGCCTATTGTTCGCAAAATCGTTTAGATCATGAGTGA
- a CDS encoding Na+/H+ antiporter subunit E yields the protein MIGYLNLSLRLVIWFLLTADFSVLNIILGIAIAFLLPGLHKTPSRLQDWVRVFWEIVVAIPQAYWEAIEIMLSPHHQEEITLERVKPQRTPGLIFLDIFLITFTPKTVVVKYHEEGWYEVHRINRR from the coding sequence ATGATTGGCTACCTCAACCTGAGTTTGCGGCTGGTTATCTGGTTTTTGCTGACGGCAGATTTCAGTGTTTTGAACATCATCCTCGGCATTGCCATCGCCTTTTTACTTCCGGGTCTTCACAAAACCCCCAGTCGCTTACAAGATTGGGTGCGAGTCTTTTGGGAAATTGTGGTCGCCATTCCTCAAGCCTACTGGGAGGCGATTGAAATCATGCTTTCTCCCCATCATCAGGAAGAAATCACCCTGGAACGGGTGAAGCCGCAACGAACTCCAGGTTTGATTTTTTTGGATATCTTCTTAATTACATTTACCCCCAAAACAGTGGTCGTTAAATATCACGAAGAGGGCTGGTATGAAGTGCATCGAATTAACCGGAGGTAA
- a CDS encoding cation:proton antiporter — protein sequence MIPLTIAGITLPLLIGLVIYLLPPLARYLALGITVISLGYGVQILRNPEVRDLQLLDNFGISLQIDSLSGYFILTNALVTLSVLIYSWQQQKSAFFYTQVTILQGSLNAAFISADFISLYVNLEVISITVFLLIAYPLTDRLIWIGLRYLFISNTAMLFYLVGAILVYQANHSFHFDGLMNSPPEAIALIILGLLSKGGIFVSGLWSPITNAESDTSVSVLLSGIVEKAGVFPLIRCALLLEEIQPTVQIFGIATAFFGVFYGLFERDTKRVLASSTISQLGWIMVAPAVGGIYALAHGLVKALLFFVVGALPSRDLNELQQKPMASLLWIPLFIGSLSISGCPLWVGFGAKKLTLDQLPLVPNILMTVAAIGTAILYAKFVFLPHRRQSSTPLSRNLLLVIGLLIFGLLVANILYLPAYSAFNLLKAIAIILVGWGAYWVFFRNMQWQIPRVGETLENLLGVMTLVLIVLFWGIVL from the coding sequence ATGATTCCTTTAACCATTGCCGGGATTACCTTACCGTTACTCATTGGCCTAGTCATCTACCTTTTGCCTCCCCTAGCCCGTTATCTTGCCCTGGGGATTACGGTGATTTCCCTCGGCTATGGGGTGCAGATTCTCCGCAACCCGGAGGTTCGAGACCTTCAGCTTTTAGATAATTTTGGAATTAGCTTACAAATTGACTCCCTGAGTGGCTATTTTATTCTCACCAATGCCCTGGTGACCTTGTCGGTCTTAATTTACAGTTGGCAACAGCAAAAATCTGCTTTTTTTTATACTCAAGTCACCATTTTACAGGGAAGCTTAAATGCAGCCTTTATTTCGGCTGATTTTATCAGTCTTTACGTCAACCTGGAAGTCATTAGCATTACCGTATTCCTGCTAATTGCCTATCCCCTCACCGACCGTCTGATTTGGATTGGCTTACGCTATCTATTCATCAGTAATACGGCGATGTTGTTTTACTTGGTGGGGGCGATTTTAGTCTATCAGGCTAATCACTCCTTCCACTTTGACGGTTTAATGAACTCTCCCCCGGAGGCGATCGCCCTAATTATTTTGGGACTCTTAAGCAAAGGGGGAATTTTTGTATCAGGCTTGTGGTCTCCCATCACCAATGCCGAATCCGATACTTCGGTCTCGGTGCTGCTATCAGGGATTGTGGAAAAAGCCGGCGTATTTCCCCTAATTCGTTGTGCCTTACTCCTAGAGGAAATTCAGCCTACAGTGCAAATATTTGGCATTGCGACCGCCTTTTTTGGGGTGTTCTATGGACTGTTTGAGCGAGACACCAAACGAGTTTTAGCCTCCTCAACAATTTCTCAGTTGGGCTGGATTATGGTCGCCCCAGCGGTGGGAGGAATTTATGCCTTGGCTCACGGCTTGGTCAAAGCCTTGCTGTTTTTTGTGGTGGGAGCCTTACCCAGTCGTGATTTAAATGAACTCCAGCAAAAACCCATGGCGAGTCTCTTGTGGATTCCCCTATTTATTGGCTCCCTTTCCATTTCCGGCTGCCCCTTATGGGTGGGATTCGGGGCTAAAAAGTTGACCCTAGACCAGTTACCTCTGGTTCCCAACATACTGATGACGGTGGCGGCGATTGGGACCGCAATTCTGTACGCCAAGTTTGTGTTTTTACCTCATCGTCGCCAATCCTCCACCCCTTTATCTAGGAATTTACTGCTAGTCATTGGGTTGTTAATCTTCGGACTTCTGGTGGCTAATATCTTATATTTGCCCGCCTACAGTGCCTTTAATCTCCTCAAAGCCATTGCGATTATTCTGGTCGGCTGGGGAGCGTACTGGGTCTTTTTCCGCAACATGCAGTGGCAGATTCCCCGAGTTGGAGAAACCCTGGAAAATCTCCTCGGCGTGATGACGTTAGTCTTAATTGTTCTATTTTGGGGGATTGTATTATGA
- a CDS encoding cation:proton antiporter subunit C has protein sequence MLEASLLATILLGFVGMMFKENLLMKIISMDVMSTGVISYYVLIAARKGLATPIQRPEETLIYADPVPQAVILTAIVIGFSIQALMLVGAMKLAHNNPTLESHKIEGNNTP, from the coding sequence GTGTTAGAAGCCAGCCTCCTCGCCACCATCCTCCTAGGATTCGTCGGCATGATGTTCAAAGAGAACCTATTGATGAAGATCATCTCCATGGATGTCATGAGTACCGGGGTCATTTCCTACTATGTTCTGATTGCGGCCCGTAAAGGGTTAGCCACCCCCATCCAACGACCTGAGGAAACCCTCATCTATGCCGATCCTGTTCCTCAAGCCGTCATCTTAACGGCGATCGTTATTGGCTTTTCCATCCAGGCCCTAATGCTTGTGGGTGCCATGAAATTGGCTCACAACAACCCGACCTTAGAAAGCCACAAGATTGAAGGCAATAACACACCATGA
- a CDS encoding ATP-binding protein has translation MALRSTPAKESVLELFGRQAQFQEITQTLANGKDLLIAGVPGSGRRTLVRRAAVEVGAKVIEVDCIRATDGRRFVQLLCEGISQGVQSQEATAFLRDWTGREGQLWFEFSETSPRKLSLQRDPALTQEHLWQAYQQLLQFPQQLAIAMERQVILIFHGFPHIRAWDRTAHWETCLQEAIARHTTANYVLVTTLAESRNLHDEPGGLTTVCLTPLADDVVAAWAQLVLHQVGLSFEPRSSALELFLNAVQGHIGDASMLVRRLRQRRWHQGRLNEAAIQDTLEDLLEDLSNIFESILVLLPASQLQLLESLALDPTDKPQSRDYIQKHHLSRGGSLQGAIAGLQHKGLIYGSDLGYRLALPLFALWIRQRLG, from the coding sequence ATGGCACTGAGGAGCACTCCAGCCAAGGAGTCAGTGCTAGAACTATTCGGACGACAGGCACAATTTCAAGAGATTACTCAGACGTTAGCCAATGGCAAGGATTTATTGATTGCCGGGGTTCCGGGGAGTGGTCGACGGACGTTGGTTCGCCGGGCGGCCGTGGAAGTAGGGGCGAAGGTGATTGAGGTCGATTGTATTCGGGCGACAGATGGACGGCGATTTGTGCAACTGCTTTGTGAGGGAATTTCCCAGGGGGTGCAAAGCCAAGAGGCCACTGCTTTTCTTCGGGATTGGACGGGCCGTGAGGGACAACTCTGGTTTGAGTTTAGCGAAACATCCCCGCGCAAACTCTCCCTACAACGAGATCCGGCTCTGACTCAAGAGCATCTTTGGCAAGCCTATCAGCAGTTACTGCAATTCCCGCAACAGTTGGCCATCGCTATGGAACGGCAGGTCATCCTTATTTTTCATGGGTTTCCCCATATTCGAGCTTGGGACCGTACGGCTCACTGGGAAACCTGTTTACAAGAGGCGATCGCCCGCCATACGACGGCCAACTATGTTTTAGTGACCACTCTGGCCGAAAGCCGCAATCTTCATGATGAACCCGGTGGCTTGACGACGGTTTGTTTAACGCCCTTGGCCGATGATGTGGTAGCGGCTTGGGCCCAATTGGTCTTACATCAGGTGGGGTTGAGTTTTGAGCCGCGATCGTCGGCGTTAGAGTTATTTCTCAATGCGGTTCAGGGTCATATTGGCGATGCGTCGATGTTAGTGCGTCGGTTACGTCAACGACGCTGGCATCAGGGTCGCTTGAATGAGGCGGCGATTCAAGACACCCTAGAAGACCTTTTGGAGGATTTGAGTAATATTTTTGAATCTATTTTAGTGTTATTACCGGCATCTCAACTGCAACTGTTAGAATCTCTGGCGTTAGACCCGACGGATAAACCCCAAAGCCGCGATTATATTCAAAAGCATCATTTATCCCGAGGCGGCTCCTTACAGGGGGCGATCGCCGGCTTGCAACATAAGGGCCTTATCTATGGCTCGGATCTCGGCTATCGTCTGGCGTTACCCTTATTTGCTCTGTGGATTCGCCAACGCCTAGGTTAA
- the psaK gene encoding photosystem I reaction center subunit PsaK, whose protein sequence is MIFTNSALTLAASGLTSPWSFQVAIIMVFCNLFAIAIGRYAIQKRGVGPALPISVPGLFEGFGWSELLATASFGHILGAGMILGLSSAGAF, encoded by the coding sequence ATGATCTTTACCAATAGCGCCTTAACCCTAGCGGCCTCAGGACTCACCTCCCCCTGGTCATTTCAGGTGGCCATTATTATGGTCTTCTGTAACCTATTTGCGATCGCCATTGGTCGCTATGCCATTCAAAAACGGGGTGTCGGTCCAGCCTTACCCATCTCCGTCCCCGGCTTATTTGAAGGCTTTGGTTGGTCAGAACTCCTCGCCACCGCCAGCTTCGGCCACATCCTCGGAGCCGGTATGATTCTCGGGCTGAGTTCAGCCGGAGCGTTCTAA
- a CDS encoding phosphoribosylanthranilate isomerase, producing MRIKICGITQASQGRAIVQAGATALGFICVQASPRYITPAAISELCLSLPKCDRIGVVANASLEEIVALVSQAPLTGIQLHGDESPEFCRALHERLPEQELIKALRIRQTSDLNQGDRYQTVVDSLLLDAYHPQQLGGTGKTLDWRALQSFQPPIPWFLAGGLTPDNITEALTKLHPQGIDLSSGVERSPGDKDLDKVNALFQHLAPLT from the coding sequence ATGCGAATTAAAATTTGTGGCATTACCCAAGCCTCCCAAGGACGGGCCATCGTCCAAGCCGGGGCAACGGCGTTGGGCTTTATTTGTGTGCAAGCCTCCCCTCGATATATCACTCCGGCGGCGATCTCCGAACTTTGTCTGAGTTTACCCAAGTGCGATCGCATTGGAGTGGTGGCCAACGCCTCCTTAGAGGAGATTGTTGCTTTAGTTAGCCAAGCCCCCCTGACAGGGATTCAACTCCACGGCGACGAATCCCCCGAATTCTGTCGGGCCTTGCATGAGAGGCTCCCAGAACAGGAACTGATTAAAGCCTTACGCATTCGCCAAACCTCAGACTTAAACCAGGGCGATCGCTATCAGACGGTCGTCGATAGCCTTTTGCTCGATGCCTACCATCCCCAACAACTCGGCGGAACCGGAAAAACTCTGGACTGGCGGGCCCTACAATCCTTTCAGCCGCCAATTCCCTGGTTTCTGGCCGGAGGACTCACCCCAGATAACATCACCGAAGCCCTGACTAAGCTACATCCTCAGGGAATTGACCTCTCTAGTGGCGTAGAGCGATCGCCCGGTGACAAAGATCTAGACAAAGTTAACGCCTTATTTCAGCATCTAGCCCCCTTAACCTGA